Proteins from a genomic interval of Hippocampus zosterae strain Florida chromosome 14, ASM2543408v3, whole genome shotgun sequence:
- the LOC127615155 gene encoding uncharacterized protein LOC127615155, translated as MADGAKTATGPPAAATAAACGSVKSKAVMVLNKLRVSVELLVALAALLCWLTVGVVMFDFVEYKAVPDIQHIMSDPLQAAYDAADEVSNLASKFQECAPDLSDPMSAATYALDEIAQAKDKFVQHFSDENDVFYLSYVDPVPLGRGLFHSTNDFACGVAASLRDTFCAALDAVLHLSQGWSTTPKMIIAQDNTSMSFLMLMCKST; from the exons ATGGCTGACG GGGCCAAAACTGCCACTGGGCCCCCGGCAGCAGCAACCgcagcagcatgtggctcagtTAAGTCCAAAGCAGTGATGGTGCTGAATAAACTACGAGTGTCTGTGGAGCTGCTCGTTGCTCTGGCTGCTCTCTTGTGCTGGCTGACGGTGGGCGTGGTCATGTTTGACTTTGTGGAGTACAAGGCAGTACCAG ACATCCAGCACATCATGTCCGACCCGCTCCAAGCTGCGTACGACGCTGCGGATGAAGTGTCCAATCTCGCCAGCAAGTTCCAAG AATGTGCGCCCGACTTAAGCGACCCAATGTCCGCAGCCACCTACGCGCTGGATGAAATAGCCCAAGCCAAAGACAAATTTGTGCAACATTTCTCAGATGAGAATG ATGTCTTCTACCTGAGCTACGTGGATCCGGTGCCGCTAGGCAGAGGACTCTTCCATTCCACCAATGACTTTGCGTGCGGGGTGGCGGCGTCCCTCAGGGACACGTTTTGTGCCGCTCTGGATGCCGTGTTGCATTTAAGTCAAGGTTGGTCAACTACTCCTAAAATGATTATTGCACAAGACAACacttcaatgtcatttttaatgctGATGTGCAAGTCTACTTGA
- the LOC127614237 gene encoding E3 ubiquitin ligase TRAF3IP2-like: protein MAQVDTADGPLTNTNVSTWENTIMKDPSTLIIVAISPRYKADIESCVVNTRGGLHTKYIYSMMQHEFIQQGSLNFRFIPVLFLEASQKDVPRWLQNTRVYRWPRDTDDLLLRLLREERFVPPPVPVELTVFITPVVATP from the exons ATGGCACAGGTGGACACAGCAGATGGGCCcctgacaaacacaaatgtcagcACCTGGGAGAACACAATCATGAAGGAT CCATCCACCCTTATCATTGTGGCTATCAGTCCACGCTACAAGGCAGACATTGAAAGCTGCGTTGTGAACACCCGCGGCGGTCTGCACACTAAATACATTTACTCCATG aTGCAGCATGAATTTATCCAACAGGGCAGCTTGAACTTCCGGTTCATCCCTGTGCTCTTCCTCGAAGCCTCCCAG AAGGATGTTCCGAGATGGCTTCAGAACACGCGTGTCTACCGCTGGCCCCGGGACACGGATGACCTGTTGCTGCGACTGTTAAGAGAGGAGAGATTTGTTCCTCCTCCAGTGCCCGTGGAGCTCACCGTCTTCATCACACCTGTGGTTGCCACACCTTAA
- the LOC127615156 gene encoding E3 ubiquitin ligase TRAF3IP2-like: protein MEDGNDWTEEPEQLEPPLPLKSDDEDDGNQLFFPLASRYMHTNNFHPGMCHGLSRHCAVCCQWRRSPELPSKNWIRRQVPPAVSVNVPHFSTPPEELVSRVGDGMPIQTAAYSAASSHIARRRRSLPKESRNIFITYSSDLSCEMIGLVDFLSKNGFQPAVMPTFFF from the exons ATGGAGGATGGAAACGATTGGACGGAGGAACCGGAGCAACTCGAGCCTCCTTTGCCCCTCAAGTccgatgatgaggatgatggaaACCAACTTTTCTTTCCGCTTGCTTCCCGCTACATGCATACTAACA ATTTCCACCCTGGAATGTGTCACGGCTTGAGTCGTCACTGTGCTGTTTGCTGCCAATGGCGTAGAAGCCCCGAGCTGCCCTCCAAAAACTG GATACGACGACAGGTGCCACCGGCCGTCTCGGTGAACGTGCCGCACTTCTCTACCCCACCCGAGGAGCTCGTATCGAGGGTCGGCGATGGGATGCCGATACAGACGGCGGCTTACTCCGCGGCTTCCTCCCATATCGCACGGAGACGAAGAAGCCTGCCAAAAGAGTCGA GAAACATCTTCATCACCTACTCCTCGGACTTGTCTTGTGAGATGATCGGGCTTGTTGACTTCCTCTCCAAAAATGGCTTCCAACCTGCTGTAatgccaaccttttttttttaa